In bacterium, one genomic interval encodes:
- a CDS encoding Gfo/Idh/MocA family oxidoreductase, whose product MSVFRIGLVGVGRGSGYGQVFAHDPRCEVVACCDANEQALSRFQQELSLPDDRCFTDYGDFVATDLDLVFLGTPIPLHAQQAIAALEGGKHVLSEVTAASTVEDCAHLFETVRRTGRCYMLAENCCYWPFVPRWREWVQFGRLGEIVYGECEYIHDIRSLVYDPTTQTQRWRAQRAPLHYCSHSLGPMLEITGDRIVRACGAGNSHRILPEGGIGGIDIQVALFETQQGAVIKLLRSSVAPRHPAYHYYSLQGTRGAVESGRRGIPGPGLLYVEGEMSEAQEIEVTTVDTSLPEEARAGGHGTAEWALVHDFLTALEAGRKPPLDESRAMDLTVPGLIAHQSAMQGSRWLDVPLFD is encoded by the coding sequence ATGTCAGTCTTCCGTATCGGCCTCGTCGGCGTCGGTCGCGGCTCCGGCTATGGCCAGGTCTTTGCTCACGATCCGCGCTGCGAGGTCGTGGCCTGCTGTGACGCCAACGAACAGGCTCTCTCGCGCTTCCAGCAGGAACTGTCGCTGCCTGACGACCGCTGCTTCACCGACTACGGCGACTTCGTCGCCACCGACCTCGACCTTGTCTTCCTGGGCACCCCCATCCCGTTGCATGCGCAGCAGGCCATCGCGGCCCTGGAGGGCGGCAAGCACGTGCTGAGCGAGGTCACCGCCGCCTCCACCGTGGAGGACTGCGCCCACCTCTTCGAGACGGTCCGCCGCACCGGCCGCTGCTACATGCTCGCCGAAAACTGCTGCTACTGGCCCTTCGTGCCCCGATGGCGGGAGTGGGTGCAGTTCGGGCGTCTCGGCGAGATCGTCTACGGCGAGTGTGAATACATCCACGACATCCGCTCGCTGGTCTATGACCCGACGACGCAGACGCAGCGCTGGCGGGCCCAGCGCGCGCCGCTGCACTACTGCTCGCACTCGCTCGGGCCCATGCTCGAGATCACCGGGGATCGCATCGTGCGCGCCTGTGGGGCCGGGAACAGCCACCGTATCCTGCCCGAGGGCGGCATCGGCGGCATTGACATCCAGGTGGCCCTGTTCGAGACGCAGCAGGGCGCGGTCATCAAGCTGCTGCGCAGTTCGGTCGCGCCGCGCCACCCGGCGTACCACTACTACTCGCTGCAGGGCACCCGGGGCGCGGTCGAGTCGGGCCGCCGGGGCATCCCCGGCCCGGGGCTGCTCTATGTCGAGGGCGAGATGAGTGAGGCGCAGGAGATCGAGGTCACGACGGTGGACACCTCGCTGCCCGAGGAGGCCCGCGCCGGCGGCCACGGGACGGCGGAGTGGGCCCTCGTGCACGACTTCCTGACGGCGCTGGAGGCCGGGCGCAAGCCGCCGCTGGACGAATCGCGGGCCATGGACCTCACGGTGCCCGGCCTGATCGCGCACCAGTCGGCCATGCAGGGCAGTCGGTGGCTGGACGTGCCCCTGTTCGACTAG
- a CDS encoding response regulator — protein sequence MPKVLLVEDDSQLRQVMRGTLKREGFSCDEAENGRVGLEKMCEATVNHAPFDLVLLDIVMPEVDGWQFLQAVKSNPLWAQTRIVIMSGRAISPRDIARATAMDCVHVEKRGGFVDNLVHMLMRMVAHAQ from the coding sequence ATGCCCAAAGTGCTGTTAGTCGAGGATGATTCGCAGCTCAGGCAAGTCATGCGGGGGACTCTCAAACGCGAGGGATTCTCGTGTGACGAAGCCGAGAACGGTCGGGTGGGGCTGGAGAAGATGTGTGAGGCGACCGTCAACCATGCTCCCTTCGATCTGGTGTTGCTTGACATCGTGATGCCCGAAGTAGACGGTTGGCAGTTCCTGCAGGCCGTCAAGTCGAATCCGCTGTGGGCGCAGACCAGAATTGTCATCATGAGCGGCCGCGCCATCAGTCCCCGAGACATAGCCCGCGCCACCGCCATGGACTGTGTGCACGTGGAGAAGAGGGGGGGGTTTGTGGATAACCTGGTTCACATGCTGATGCGGATGGTAGCGCACGCGCAATGA
- a CDS encoding DUF1559 domain-containing protein, producing MRRGFTLIELLVVIAIIAILAAILFPVFAKAREKARQSSCLSNCKQQGLAVMQYAQDYDERYPVHCRAGFPAGSPGDDYSWATQVMPYAKNDQMFLCPSVSWMNRTRLCGGYGYNMDKCDWVSMGTVLYPASTIIISETVNNKWIGDWPTIDQVVTGLASRHNEGANNVFVDGHAKWMSYQVLASPSNYTIYWTGATAQ from the coding sequence ATGCGCCGAGGCTTCACTCTGATTGAGCTTCTGGTCGTCATCGCCATCATCGCGATCCTGGCAGCGATTCTCTTCCCCGTGTTCGCCAAGGCACGCGAGAAGGCGCGGCAGTCGAGCTGTCTGTCGAACTGCAAGCAGCAGGGCCTGGCCGTGATGCAGTACGCGCAGGACTACGACGAGCGCTACCCGGTGCACTGCCGTGCCGGCTTCCCCGCCGGCTCGCCGGGTGACGATTACTCGTGGGCCACGCAGGTCATGCCGTACGCCAAGAACGACCAGATGTTCCTGTGCCCCAGCGTCAGTTGGATGAACCGCACCCGGCTGTGCGGCGGGTATGGCTACAACATGGACAAGTGCGACTGGGTCTCGATGGGCACGGTGCTCTACCCGGCCTCTACGATCATCATCTCCGAGACGGTCAACAACAAGTGGATCGGTGACTGGCCGACCATTGACCAGGTCGTGACCGGCCTGGCCAGCCGCCACAACGAGGGCGCCAACAATGTCTTCGTGGACGGCCATGCCAAGTGGATGAGCTACCAGGTTCTGGCCTCGCCAAGCAACTACACCATCTACTGGACGGGGGCCACTGCGCAGTGA
- a CDS encoding sugar phosphate isomerase/epimerase, with product MSAQRRVPIALELYSVREAMKEDLPGTLKKVAQMGYEGVEFAGFYDYSAADLRKILDDNGLVCCGAHLGINTLLGDELEKTAEFNWTLGNPYLICPGLPGDYTGSRANWQKTAEVFNDISGKCRKMNCWVGYHNHHSEFTELDGELPWDTFFGGTAYDVVMQLDTGNALRGGSHVGQFVERYPYRALTVHLKPYSMEAGKDDPNLGYKPVIGDDSIPWPELFGQLEDFGGVRWYIVEYESDLYPPLQAVEVCLQRLKEMGK from the coding sequence ATGAGTGCGCAACGACGTGTGCCGATCGCCCTGGAGCTCTATTCTGTCCGTGAAGCCATGAAGGAGGACTTGCCGGGGACCCTCAAGAAGGTCGCCCAGATGGGCTACGAGGGCGTGGAGTTCGCCGGGTTCTACGACTACTCCGCCGCCGACCTCCGCAAGATCCTCGACGACAATGGCCTGGTGTGCTGCGGCGCGCACCTGGGCATCAATACGCTCCTGGGCGACGAGCTGGAGAAGACCGCCGAGTTCAACTGGACGCTCGGCAACCCGTACCTGATCTGCCCCGGTCTGCCCGGCGACTACACCGGCAGCCGCGCCAACTGGCAGAAGACCGCTGAAGTGTTCAATGACATCAGCGGCAAGTGCCGCAAGATGAACTGCTGGGTCGGCTACCACAACCACCACAGCGAGTTCACCGAACTGGACGGCGAGCTGCCGTGGGACACGTTCTTTGGCGGCACGGCCTATGATGTGGTCATGCAGCTCGACACCGGGAACGCGCTGCGCGGCGGCTCGCACGTGGGGCAGTTCGTGGAGCGCTACCCGTACCGAGCGCTGACCGTACACCTGAAGCCGTACTCGATGGAGGCCGGCAAGGACGACCCGAATCTGGGCTACAAGCCCGTCATCGGCGACGACAGCATCCCATGGCCCGAGTTGTTCGGCCAGCTCGAGGACTTCGGTGGCGTCCGCTGGTACATCGTGGAGTATGAGAGCGACCTGTATCCGCCACTGCAGGCCGTTGAGGTCTGCCTGCAGCGACTCAAGGAGATGGGCAAGTAG
- the smpB gene encoding SsrA-binding protein SmpB — protein MSDKDGKDKDRLVASNRRAFHDFAIDDKIQAGIALLGPEVKSVRAHHVSLTEAFAEIREGEVWLQGMHIRPYAATGHQAQEPVRPRKLLLTRGEIRRLERQVRQKGYTLVPLRMYFAASGYAKVELGLARGKRQYDKREAIAERDAQRRDERAVREYERRLEKGGDR, from the coding sequence GTGAGTGACAAGGACGGCAAGGACAAGGACCGCCTGGTTGCCAGCAACCGTCGCGCTTTCCATGACTTCGCCATAGATGACAAGATCCAGGCAGGAATTGCGCTGCTGGGACCCGAAGTGAAGTCTGTGCGGGCGCACCATGTGAGCCTGACGGAGGCCTTCGCCGAGATCCGAGAGGGCGAGGTGTGGCTGCAGGGCATGCACATCCGCCCGTACGCGGCCACGGGACACCAGGCCCAGGAGCCCGTCCGGCCCCGCAAGCTGCTCCTGACGCGGGGCGAGATCCGGCGGCTGGAGCGGCAGGTGCGCCAGAAGGGCTACACGCTGGTCCCGCTGCGCATGTATTTCGCGGCTAGCGGGTATGCTAAAGTGGAGTTGGGACTGGCGCGCGGCAAACGCCAGTACGACAAGCGAGAAGCGATCGCCGAGCGCGACGCCCAGCGTCGCGACGAACGCGCCGTGCGCGAGTATGAGCGCCGGCTAGAGAAAGGGGGTGATCGCTAG
- a CDS encoding thiamine phosphate synthase has product MMLYNRGAKHRREDTVPFSNCSRRAPGGRVALTALGQEQISHYHGQRLARLGLSSRLVVVVNGTGDRRWLRDVVHRVVAAGAGMVRYGRPGLSTREMVDQAAQTVWVCRGKRTPCLIEGRVDVALAAMADGVHLGPADMPVALARRLLGPAATIGVTCRSLADAREAAREGASYVEVGERLAQAHEESPEVIGLARAMGQRTGLLVCLGGDSVVSTAEALREEPALLLAAGATVTHSPDPQAVVRSLLKVMEEFGTPPADTLGPVRRRVPQSLL; this is encoded by the coding sequence ATGATGCTCTACAATAGGGGCGCAAAGCACCGCCGGGAGGACACCGTTCCGTTCAGCAACTGCTCCAGGCGGGCGCCGGGAGGCCGTGTTGCACTGACTGCGCTGGGGCAGGAGCAGATCTCGCACTACCATGGCCAGCGCCTCGCGCGCTTGGGCCTGTCGTCGCGACTGGTGGTCGTCGTGAACGGCACAGGCGATCGACGGTGGCTACGTGACGTGGTGCACCGTGTCGTGGCTGCCGGAGCGGGCATGGTCCGCTACGGCAGGCCAGGGCTGAGCACGCGGGAGATGGTGGATCAGGCAGCGCAGACGGTGTGGGTCTGCCGCGGGAAGCGGACACCGTGCCTGATCGAGGGACGCGTGGACGTCGCGCTCGCAGCCATGGCTGACGGCGTGCACCTCGGCCCGGCCGACATGCCGGTGGCCCTGGCCCGCCGCCTGCTGGGCCCCGCCGCCACCATCGGCGTGACCTGCCGGAGCCTCGCCGATGCCCGCGAAGCCGCGCGTGAGGGCGCCTCGTATGTGGAGGTGGGGGAGAGGCTGGCACAGGCGCACGAGGAGTCCCCCGAGGTCATCGGCCTCGCGCGAGCCATGGGCCAACGCACCGGCCTGCTGGTGTGCCTCGGGGGCGACTCCGTGGTCAGCACTGCCGAAGCACTGCGGGAAGAGCCCGCCCTGCTGCTGGCGGCGGGAGCCACTGTCACCCACTCTCCGGACCCGCAGGCCGTGGTGCGGTCGCTGCTCAAGGTCATGGAGGAGTTCGGCACTCCGCCGGCGGACACCCTCGGCCCGGTCCGCCGCCGTGTCCCTCAGTCGTTGCTGTAG
- the lipA gene encoding lipoyl synthase: MAHSSTPEACESPRLPHWLRVKTGKAKLCGQTRDLLSGHGLQTVCDNARCPNIGECYSHQTATFLIMGASCTRDCRFCAVHHGSPEPLDPSEPERLATAAGELGLQYVVVTSVTRDDLPDGGAGHFAATIRALRAAGISGVEVLTPDFRGSREALATVLEARPTVFNHNVETVRDLCPTVRPQAGYERSLQVLRQARQLAPELLRKSGFMVGLGETDEQITELMQDLQRAGCQILTIGQYLRPSRHQLPVQRYVEPVQFERYAAQGRELGIPHVLAGPFVRSSYRAAEVVPTGPTS; the protein is encoded by the coding sequence TTGGCGCACTCGTCCACACCCGAGGCCTGTGAATCACCGCGCTTGCCGCACTGGCTACGTGTGAAGACCGGCAAAGCGAAGCTGTGCGGGCAGACCCGCGACCTCCTGTCCGGCCATGGTCTGCAGACCGTCTGCGACAACGCCCGGTGTCCGAACATCGGCGAGTGCTACTCGCACCAGACGGCCACGTTCCTCATCATGGGAGCATCCTGCACGCGCGACTGCCGCTTCTGCGCCGTCCACCATGGCTCGCCGGAGCCGCTGGACCCCTCCGAGCCGGAACGGCTGGCCACGGCAGCGGGTGAGTTGGGGCTGCAGTATGTCGTCGTGACCTCCGTTACGCGCGATGACCTCCCGGATGGCGGCGCGGGGCATTTCGCCGCGACCATCCGCGCCCTGCGGGCCGCCGGCATCTCGGGCGTGGAGGTGCTGACGCCAGACTTCCGCGGCAGTCGCGAGGCCCTGGCGACGGTTCTGGAGGCACGTCCGACTGTCTTCAACCACAACGTCGAGACTGTGCGGGACCTCTGCCCTACCGTGCGGCCCCAGGCAGGCTATGAGCGTTCGCTGCAGGTCCTGCGCCAGGCCCGCCAATTGGCCCCCGAACTGCTCCGCAAATCAGGATTCATGGTCGGGCTTGGCGAAACAGATGAGCAGATCACGGAACTGATGCAGGATCTGCAGCGGGCCGGCTGCCAGATCCTGACCATCGGCCAGTACCTGCGGCCCTCCCGCCACCAACTGCCGGTGCAGCGTTACGTTGAGCCCGTGCAGTTTGAGCGGTATGCCGCCCAGGGGCGAGAGCTGGGCATTCCGCACGTGCTGGCAGGGCCGTTCGTGCGCAGCAGCTACCGTGCCGCCGAGGTCGTACCGACCGGCCCGACGTCCTAG
- a CDS encoding M28 family peptidase, with amino-acid sequence MMHLRWLWLPCLILMLTGCTSCGGGQGQAAVVPTFDQDRAFADLEQQCAFGARVPGSQAHTDCLEWLATQLAGADRVIRQNFSAATVFGGPYDFTNIIAVFGQGKPGVPFLLCAHWDCRPQADADPDEANRTQPVMGANDGASGVAVLLEIARALVASAPPRPIIIALLDAEDSGRSGSARPYQGFCLGSKHLAENWPDGLAKPAEGILLDLVGCDDIANARLEPSAYGANSVLDFPMEGNSLDANRALVERVWEVAADRGHTAFKNTEGHTITDDHLPLINGGINVIDIIDFPPEEWHTVDDTPEHCSADALNQTGDTLLQVIYSND; translated from the coding sequence ATGATGCATCTGAGATGGTTGTGGCTGCCGTGCCTGATCCTGATGTTGACCGGTTGCACCTCGTGCGGTGGCGGCCAGGGACAGGCGGCTGTCGTGCCGACGTTCGACCAGGACCGGGCCTTCGCCGACCTCGAGCAGCAGTGCGCCTTCGGGGCCCGCGTGCCGGGCAGCCAGGCCCACACGGACTGTCTCGAATGGCTGGCCACGCAACTGGCGGGCGCCGACCGCGTGATCCGGCAGAACTTCAGCGCCGCGACGGTCTTCGGGGGGCCGTACGACTTCACGAACATCATCGCGGTGTTCGGACAAGGGAAGCCGGGCGTGCCGTTCCTCCTCTGCGCCCACTGGGACTGCCGACCGCAGGCCGACGCCGACCCCGACGAGGCTAACCGCACGCAGCCCGTCATGGGCGCCAACGACGGGGCTTCGGGAGTGGCGGTCCTGCTGGAGATCGCGCGGGCGCTGGTCGCCTCCGCGCCGCCGCGGCCCATCATCATCGCCTTGCTGGATGCCGAGGACTCCGGCCGCTCCGGCTCGGCGCGGCCCTACCAGGGCTTCTGCCTTGGCTCAAAGCACCTGGCCGAGAACTGGCCCGACGGCCTGGCGAAGCCGGCCGAGGGGATCCTGCTGGACCTGGTGGGCTGCGACGACATCGCCAATGCGCGCCTGGAGCCCTCAGCCTATGGCGCCAACAGCGTGCTGGACTTCCCCATGGAAGGCAACTCGCTGGACGCCAACCGGGCACTGGTGGAACGCGTGTGGGAGGTAGCCGCCGATCGCGGCCATACAGCCTTCAAGAACACCGAGGGCCACACGATCACCGATGACCATCTGCCGCTCATCAACGGCGGCATCAACGTCATAGACATCATTGACTTCCCGCCCGAGGAGTGGCACACGGTGGACGATACGCCCGAGCACTGCTCGGCCGATGCCCTCAACCAGACCGGCGACACGCTGCTCCAGGTGATCTACAGCAACGACTGA